In a single window of the Raphanus sativus cultivar WK10039 chromosome 9, ASM80110v3, whole genome shotgun sequence genome:
- the LOC108826978 gene encoding protein DETOXIFICATION 50-like — MSLSNCVSDEVKTPFLPKHSHHERLHYLKSFFALLSLFAREAISIVRIAYPLIITNGLLHFRSFISMFFLAGLGGPTLAGGSLALAFANITAYSLFSGLTMGVDSICSQAIGATRYKLFRATIHRGIILLLVTTLPVFLLWINIERILTMLKQDEELASTAHTFLLYSVPDLIAQSFLHPLRAYFRTQSKTLPLSICTGIASVLHFPITFLLVSYLGCGIKGIALSGVLSNFNLVAFLFIYIAFFEDNLRKDEKVSEESYEDSVREWKKLLGLAVPSCVAVCLEWWCYEIMIVLCGLLINPKVAVASMGILIQITSLVYIFPHSLGSAVSTRVGNELGSNQPQRARRATFVGLGLSIALAFMAFIFTFSVRKVWATFFTDDEKVVNFTVMVLPIVGLCELGNCPQTVGCGVLRGSARPRMGAKINIAAFYVIGLPGGMVLAFWFGFGFMGLWLGMLAAQISCMIGMMVATCKTNWAFEAARARELTAPDDVRNCSHVEDVEVGKLIIREE, encoded by the coding sequence ATGTCTCTATCAAATTGTGTCAGCGATGAAGTTAAAACACCATTTCTTCCAAAACACTCTCATCATGAAAGACTGCATTACCTTAAAAGTTTCTTTGCTCTTCTCTCCCTCTTCGCAAGAGAAGCAATCTCCATTGTAAGAATCGCTTACCCATTGATTATCACAAACGGTCTCCTCCACTTCCGCTCCTTCATATCTATGTTCTTCCTAGCCGGTCTTGGTGGCCCCACTCTTGCAGGTGGATCCCTCGCACTCGCATTTGCCAACATCACCGCTTACTCGTTATTCTCCGGTTTAACCATGGGCGTTGACTCAATTTGCTCACAAGCCATTGGTGCAACACGCTATAAACTCTTTCGGGCAACAATCCATCGAGGAATAATCCTACTCCTCGTCACAACTCTCCCTGTTTTTCTTCTATGGATAAACATAGAGAGGATTCTGACAATGTTAAAACAGGACGAGGAGCTCGCATCCACAGCACACACCTTTCTGCTTTACTCTGTTCCAGATCTCATCGCTCAATCTTTCTTACACCCATTAAGAGCTTATTTCAGGACACAGTCAAAGACTCTACCTTTATCAATATGCACAGGGATTGCAAGTGTTCTCCACTTTCCGATTACGTTCCTCCTCGTGTCATACCTCGGTTGTGGGATCAAAGGTATTGCTTTGAGTGGTGTTCTGTCAAATTTCAACCTTGTCGCTTTTCTCTTCATCTACATAGCTTTCTTCGAAGACAATCTAAGAAAAGATGAAAAGGTGTCAGAGGAGTCGTATGAAGATAGTGTGAGAGAATGGAAGAAGCTTCTTGGTCTTGCGGTACCCAGTTGTGTCGCAGTTTGTCTCGAGTGGTGGTGCTATGAGATCATGATTGTGCTTTGTGGGTTACTTATAAACCCTAAAGTAGCTGTTGCTTCAATGGGTATTCTCATCCAAATTACTTCACTTGTTTACATTTTCCCTCATTCATTAGGCTCCGCAGTCTCGACTCGTGTCGGAAACGAGCTGGGTTCGAACCAGCCACAGAGAGCGAGAAGAGCCACCTTTGTTGGACTTGGTCTCAGCATCGCCCTCGCGTTCATGGCTTTCATCTTCACTTTCTCAGTCAGAAAGGTATGGGCTACGTTTTTCACGGATGATGAAAAAGTCGTTAATTTTACTGTGATGGTTCTGCCAATTGTTGGCCTTTGCGAGCTAGGAAACTGCCCTCAGACGGTCGGATGCGGCGTTCTCAGAGGGTCGGCGAGGCCGAGGATGGGAGCTAAGATCAATATAGCGGCGTTTTATGTGATTGGTTTGCCTGGAGGAATGGTTCTAgcattttggtttgggtttggatttaTGGGACTTTGGCTCGGGATGCTCGCAGCGCAGATATCATGTATGATTGGTATGATGGTGGCAACGTGTAAAACTAATTGGGCATTTGAGGCGGCAAGGGCTAGGGAGCTAACTGCACCGGATGACGTCAGAAACTGCAGCCATGTGGAAGATGTGGAGGTTGGAAAGTTGATAATTAGAGAGGAGTGA
- the LOC130499411 gene encoding membrane steroid-binding protein 1, whose amino-acid sequence MALHLWQTLKEAIHAYTGLSPVVFFTALALAFAIYQVVSGWFASPFDDVRRHQRARSSAAEEEPPIPQPVQVGEITEEELKQYDGSDPQKPLLMAIKHQIYDVTQSRMFYGPGGPYALFAGKDASRALAKMSFEEKDLTWDISGLGPFELEALQDWEYKFKSKYATVGTVKVTGSEAETPSASEPAETGEKDAHVTKQESAVVDNDEPPTERDVKKE is encoded by the exons ATGGCGCTACACCTATGGCAAACACTGAAAGAAGCGATACATGCTTACACAGGTCTCTCCCCGGTGGTCTTCTTCACCGCCCTCGCTCTCGCCTTCGCCATTTACCAAGTCGTCTCAGGCTGGTTTGCTTCGCCTTTCGATGATGTTCGCCGACATCAGAGGGCTAGATCGTCAGCTGCAGAGGAAGAACCACCGATTCCTCAGCCTGTTCAGGTCGGCGAGATCACAGAGGAGGAGCTTAAGCAGTACGATGGCTCCGACCCTCAAAAGCCCCTTCTTATGGCCATCAAACATCAGATCTATGATGTAACTCAAAGCAG GATGTTCTATGGACCCGGAGGACCGTATGCTTTGTTTGCAGGGAAAGACGCAAGCCGAGCTCTTGCAAAGATGTCTTTTGAGGAGAAAGATTTGACTTGGGATATCTCTGGTCTTGGTCCCTTTGAGCTAGAAGCTCTTCAGGACTGGGAGTACAAGTTCAAGAGCAAGTATGCTACCGTTGGCACCGTCAAAGTGACCGGTTCAGAAGCCGAAACCCCATCTGCGTCTGAACCCGCAGAGACTGGTGAGAAAGACGCTCATGTAACCAAGCAAGAATCGGCCGTTGTGGATAATGATGAGCCTCCTACTGAGCGTGATGTGAAGAAGGAGTGA
- the LOC108828638 gene encoding actin-depolymerizing factor 7, translating to MANAASGMAVEDECKLKFLELKSKRNYRFIIFRIDGQQVVVEKLGSPEENYDDFSNSLPANECRYAVFDFDFTTAENCQKSKIFFIAWSPDSSRVRMKMVYASSKDRFKRELDGIQVELQATDPSEMSFDIIKSRAL from the exons ATG GCGAACGCGGCGTCGGGAATGGCGGTGGAAGACGAATGTAAGCTCAAGTTTTTGGAGCTAAAATCGAAAAGAAACTATAGGTTCATAATATTCAGGATAGACGGACAACAAGTGGTGGTGGAAAAGCTGGGAAGTCCTGAGGAAAACTACGACGATTTCTCCAATTCCCTACCTGCCAACGAGTGTCGCTATGCTGTCTTTGACTTTGACTTCACCACTGCTGAGAATTGCCAGAAGAGCAAGATCTTCTTCATAGCATG GTCACCAGATTCATCGAGGGTGAGGATGAAAATGGTGTATGCCAGCTCGAAGGACAGGTTTAAAAGAGAATTGGATGGAATTCAAGTGGAGTTACAAGCCACGGACCCGAGCGAGATGAGTTTCGACATCATCAAAAGCCGAGCTCTCTAG
- the LOC130499695 gene encoding uncharacterized protein LOC130499695, which produces MDIPELPRRLYTLGEEPEPHNSISYHTDNTKLHTALREALTDAEFEELKESRLGVFIKFKEQGFGWASRLVHHLLGLKLDIKKKYEMWCLVGPEPARFSLLEFENITGLNCDYIEDLETPECEVTPQMVSFWEMMGVHREAGPSTDQIIAALKRCGDWSREDRKRLAYLSIFTGFIEGKKFSSATRATLARLVMDLERFENYPWGRVAFKVLMDSLWNKDITGCYTVDGFIQVLQVWAYEAIPGLGASIGLPRANSPSPPILAYDGSRGRRFM; this is translated from the coding sequence atggatattccagaactcccccgtaggttatacacattaggggaagagccagaaccccacaatagcatttcgtatcatacggataacacgaagttgcatactgctcttagggaagctctcactgatgctgaatttgaagagctcaaggagtcgagattgggagttttcatcaagttcaaggagcagggatttggttgggcttcaaggctggttcaccacttgctcggtttaaagctggacattaagaagaagtacgagatgtggtgtctcgttggtccagaacctgcgaggttttcactgttagagtttgaaaacatcactggtctaaactgcgactacatcgaggaccttgagacaccagaatgtgaagttaccccacagatggtttctttctgggagatgatgggagttcatcgggaagctgggccaagtactgatcagataatagcagcactgaagagatgcggggattggtccagggaagatcgcaagcgactcgcgtacctttccatcttcactggattcattgaagggaaaaagttctcaagcgctacacgagctactctcgcaaggctagtgatggatttagaaaggtttgagaattatccatgggggagagtcgcgtttaaggtgctgatggactctttgtggaacaaagatattactggctgttacaccgtggatggctttatacaagttcttcaggtctgggcgtacgaagctattccgggattgggtgctagtattggtctacccagagcaaacagtccgtctccaccgattctggcttacgacggcagcagaggccgcagattcatg